CTCCTGAAACAAAAATTGAGCATCTGATCGTCGTTTCTTCGACGAAAAACGAATCAGATTCGGCTGCGTCCTGCGCGATTTTTGTCTGACGCAGTACGCAGCCGACTTTTTTTTCGCCTTTTTTTCCACGCTGCGCACAATTTTTTTTGTCCCCTGTCGGAGCGCGCGTTGCGAGCCGTCGGCAGTTCCTTGCAGACAGGATGAAGACGGCGTGCGCGCGTTCGTCTCGATTATCCGGAACGCGTGCGCAAACGACATCGGATGTTCGCGCAGGCGCATGACGGCGACTTGTGCGCGGCTTTTGCCGAACCTTTCTCAGTTCGTGCGAGTGCAAAGAAAAACAAGCAATTGAAATGAGAACGCGCGTATCGCCGCGCGCGCTTCGACTGCGTTGCGCGCGCGACTTTCGCGTGCTGACGCATGCGCGGCGCGTCAACAAATTTTGCGTGCGTCCGTGCGTTCCGAAAGCAATCGCGTGACGCGTCGACAGGAGTTTCGTCGCTCTCTTCTTCGATGTCGACAGCGCTGCGAGAGCATGTGCGAAGCGTTTGCGAGGTTAGTTTGCGCGCGTCGCCACTTGAACAGTCGATTAACCACGTTACGCTATTTGCGCGTATTGTCGGTCGACCATATTCCGGCAATTCGGATCAAGGGGACTTATTATGGCGAGAGCTACAACGAAGCGTAAGCCGGCCAAGAAGGCGGCGGCGAAGAAGGGCACGCGTAAAACCGCAACCAAAAAGGCGGCGACGAAAAAGCGCGCGACGAAGAAAACGGCCGCCAAGAAGAGCACGCGCAAGGCCGCCACGAAGAAGACCGCTCGCAAGGCCGTCCGCAAGGTAGCGACGAAGAAGCGCGGCGCGACGAAGAAGGTCGCGACCAAGAAGCGCGCGACCAAGAAGACCGCCAAGAAGGCTCCGGCCAAAAAGCGCGCGCCCCGAAAAGTAAAGGTCGCCGCGCCGGAAACGCCGTCCGAGGGCGCCTGATCAAGGCGTCTTTGCTTGGCGACGGCGCCGCAAGGCGTCTTTACGTGAAAAACATCGCCCGGGGAGCGCGCATCGACGGCGCGCCTCGGGCGAATGTTTTTTAATGCCGCCAACCGCGTTTAGCGTGTGAGGCACCCGGCGGCGAAATCGCGCCACATCGGGAGCGCCGCGCTGGCGGCGCGCTTCTTCTTGTCCCATTCCTCGGCGCAGGTCCGCATGCGCTCGCGCGTGGCGCGCGGGAGAGTCGGCGGCGGCGTCGACGTGTCGATCGGCGGCAGGGGCGCGAGCTTCGTTTTCGCCTGCGGCGGCTGCGAAACGACGGGCGCGGGCGGCGGATTTGTTTTCGGCCTTGGGGCGGGAGCGACCGGCGCTCCCGGCTTGTTGACGGGCCCTGCGGCGACCGTCGGCGCCGAGCCGCTCGCTTGCGCCTTCCTGTTCGTCGTCGCGGCGACAAGCGCGTTCGCCGTTTTCGATTGCGGCGCCTGGAGCGGGGTCGCCAAAGCGCAATAGGCGGCGGCTCCGGCTACGACGATGCTGGCGAGTGACGAGGCTTTGCCCGCGGCGGCCATTTTCTCTTTCCTGCGCGAGCGCAACCGGCGCGCCTTATGTTTATAACGAGCCCGCGCGCCGGAGTCGAAAGGCGCCGGCGCGCATGTTAAGCGTCCGCAACAAGGGAGACGACTATGATGGACCGGGAGACTTCGTCGGCGCGGCTGCCGCTCGTGCAGCGGCCCCGCCGCAATCGCAAGAGCGATTGGTCGCGCCGCCTCGTTCGCGAAAATCGTCTGGACGTGTCGGATCTGATCTGGCCGGTCTTCCTCATAGAGGGCGAAGGCTGCCGCGAGGCTGTTTCCTCGATGCCCGGCGTCTACCGTCAGTCGATCGATCTCACTGTCGCGGCCATTGTGGAGGCGGCGGCGTTTGGCGTCCCGGCGGTCGCGCTCTTTCCGAATACCGATCCCGCGCTCAGGGACGAGAAGGCGAGCGTGGCGCTCGATCCGGACAATCTCGTTTGTCGCGCCTGTCGCGCGATCAAGGAGGCGGCTCCCGACATCGGCGTGATTACCGACGTCGCGCTCGATCCTTATACGAGCCACGGCCATGACGGCCTGCTCGTGGGCGAGGAGATCGTCAATGACGAGACTGTTTCGGTGCTTGCGCGTCAGGCCGTGACCCAGGCGCGAGCGGGCGCCGACATCATCGCGCCTTCGGACATGATGGACGGCCGCGTCGGCGCCATTCGCTCCGCGCTCGACAGCGAAGGGTTTCAGAACGTGCAGATCATGAGCTACGCGGCAAAATATGCGTCGGCTTTCTACGGACCGTTTCGCGATGCGATCGGAACCAGCAAGACCCTGCGCGGCGACAAAAGGGCCTATCAGATGGATCCGGCGAATACGGACGAGGCGCTGCGCGAAGTCGCGCTCGATCTGGAGCAGGGCGCGGACATGGTCATGGTGAAGCCCGGCATGCCATATCTCGACATCATCCATCGCGTCGCCGAAACTTTCCACGCGCCGACCTTCGCTTATCAAGTCTCCGGCGAATACGCGATGATCATGGCCGCGGCGCAGAATGGCTGGCTCGACGAGGAGCGGGCGATCATGGAGAGCCTGCTCGCGTTCAAGCGCGCAGGCGCGTCCGGCGTGCTGACCTATTTCGCGCCGCGCGCCGCCAGACTGTTGCAGGAGGCGTGACGCGCATCCGGCGGAGGATGCGCGCGCATCCTCACGCCGCGCGATTGCGCAGATCGCGCACGCGGTCGTGATTTTCCCTCACGCCGCGATATTGCCGGTCCACGATCTCGCGCACATTCGGGGGCAGCGGTTTTGAAATCGCTATCTCATAGGCGCTCTTGGCGATGTCTTCGCCGCGCTCCACTTCCTCGAGGATCGACTTGTCGTTGTGACCTGTGACGATCGATCTGAGGCTTGTCCAGACCCTGTGCCAAGTGCCCGCGATCGACCCCGAATGCGAAGTCGAGCCGCCCATATCCGCAATTTGAGACTCGAGTTCGCGCGCGCCGACGGCGCAACGCTCCGCCGCATTTTCGAACGCCGTCTTGAGCTGAGGGTCGCGCGCTTCCTTGGCGGCGGTGCGGAATCCCTGCTCGCCGTCACGGCTGATCTCGGCGAGATTGGTCAGCGTCTTGATGACTTCTTTATTTTCCATTTGCGCCTCCCTGCGGAACGGACGCCGCGGCGTCCGGTCGAAACGAGGCGCGGCATTCTTTGTTCCACGCGAAGGAGGTTTCAGCGTCCCTCGCGTCCGAGCGCTTCCACTTTCGACAGCCACCGCTGCGCAGCCTCGCGCGACATGCCTTTGGCGGAGCCGATCAATGTCGCGCGCACGGGAGCAATCCCGGCATAGGCCAGGACGTTGCGTTCCAGATTGCGCAGCCCGTGCGCGAAGAAGAAAAAGCGATAGACAAGGCTCGGCATTCCCATCGTCACGATCACGCGCGCGGATTTTCCCTTGAGGAGGCCCTCGGGGAGCTTGCCCGGCCTGTAGCGAAGCGCGAAGCCCGGGCGGAAAGCCTGCTCGATGAAACCTTTGAACAGCGCGGGCGCGTCGCCGAGCCAGAGCGGATAGACAATCACCCAATGATCCGCCCAGCGCAGCGTTTCCTGCGCCTCGGCGATCGCCGGAGGCGCGACGCCGCTCTCGAACGCCGCCTGGCTGCGCAGCAGCGGGAAATCGAGCGTCGCCACGTCTATGGTTCGGACATTGCGCCCGGCAGCCGCGGCGCCGCTGGCGTAGGCGCCGGCGAGCGCGCGGCAGAGCCGCTCTGGCGAAGGATCGGGATGGCCCTGAATGACAGCGATGTTTCTGGTCAATTTCTACTCCTCGGGCGAGCCTCGCATATAAGCCTAGCCGATGCGCGCCGGTTCTTCTGTGAGATTGTCATGGTCGCGGGCGCGGGCATTTCCGCATGATCCGCGCGTCCGTGGCGCTCGAGCGCCGGCCGAGACTGGACAAACGCGGCCCTACGTGGTTTGCCTCTGCCACGATCCGCCCGGAACTCCGGGCGGCCGCCGCCCGCCGCCTCTTCGCACTGCGAAATCAAATGGTCAGACGCGCTTTCGTTTCCGCCGTTTTGCTCGCCGCGGCCTTTGCGCCGGCGTCGGCGCGCGCCGATTTTCGGCTGTGCAACAACACCAATACGCGGGTCAGCGTCGCCATCGCTTATACGGACGGAAAGGCGTGGCTCTCGGAGGGCTGGTGGAACCTCCGCCCGACCGCATGCGAGACGTTGCTGCGCGGGCCGCTGGCGGCCCAGTTCTATTATGTCTACGCCATGGACGAGCGCGGCGGCGAATGGAAGGGCAAGGCTTTCATGTGCACGCGCGACCGCGAATTCCGAGTCGACGGTCGCGAGGACTGCTTCGCGCGGGGCTATGAGCGCACAGGCTTCTTCGAGATCGACACGGGCCGCGACGCCAAGAGCTGGACGGTCCAGCTCACGGACCCGAACGCAGCGCCCGCGCAATGATGACAGAGCCGCGTCGTAGCGGCCGCTAGACAGGGATTTGGGAACGAAAATGAGAAGGCTGAGGCGAACCAAGATCATCGCCACGCTTGGACCGGCGACAGTCGACAAGGCGGTCATCGCGGGCCTCGTGCGCGCGGGCGCCGACGTCTTCCGCATCAATATGAGCCACACCGACCACGCGGCGCTCGCAAATTATGTGCGCATCATCCGCGAGATCGAGACCGAGATGGAGCGCGCAATCGGCATTCTGTGCGATCTTCAGGGTCCGAAGCTGCGCATCGGCGCCTTTGAGGAAGGGTCGATCCATCTTCGCAAGGGCGACGTCTTCGTCTTCGATTCGGACCCGACGCCGGGCGACGTCACGC
The nucleotide sequence above comes from Methylocystis parvus OBBP. Encoded proteins:
- the hemB gene encoding porphobilinogen synthase, with product MMDRETSSARLPLVQRPRRNRKSDWSRRLVRENRLDVSDLIWPVFLIEGEGCREAVSSMPGVYRQSIDLTVAAIVEAAAFGVPAVALFPNTDPALRDEKASVALDPDNLVCRACRAIKEAAPDIGVITDVALDPYTSHGHDGLLVGEEIVNDETVSVLARQAVTQARAGADIIAPSDMMDGRVGAIRSALDSEGFQNVQIMSYAAKYASAFYGPFRDAIGTSKTLRGDKRAYQMDPANTDEALREVALDLEQGADMVMVKPGMPYLDIIHRVAETFHAPTFAYQVSGEYAMIMAAAQNGWLDEERAIMESLLAFKRAGASGVLTYFAPRAARLLQEA
- a CDS encoding PA2169 family four-helix-bundle protein, giving the protein MENKEVIKTLTNLAEISRDGEQGFRTAAKEARDPQLKTAFENAAERCAVGARELESQIADMGGSTSHSGSIAGTWHRVWTSLRSIVTGHNDKSILEEVERGEDIAKSAYEIAISKPLPPNVREIVDRQYRGVRENHDRVRDLRNRAA
- a CDS encoding NAD(P)H-dependent oxidoreductase — its product is MTRNIAVIQGHPDPSPERLCRALAGAYASGAAAAGRNVRTIDVATLDFPLLRSQAAFESGVAPPAIAEAQETLRWADHWVIVYPLWLGDAPALFKGFIEQAFRPGFALRYRPGKLPEGLLKGKSARVIVTMGMPSLVYRFFFFAHGLRNLERNVLAYAGIAPVRATLIGSAKGMSREAAQRWLSKVEALGREGR
- a CDS encoding DUF1036 domain-containing protein, whose product is MVRRAFVSAVLLAAAFAPASARADFRLCNNTNTRVSVAIAYTDGKAWLSEGWWNLRPTACETLLRGPLAAQFYYVYAMDERGGEWKGKAFMCTRDREFRVDGREDCFARGYERTGFFEIDTGRDAKSWTVQLTDPNAAPAQ